From the Archangium lipolyticum genome, the window TCGTGCTGGGGGTGAAGTCATGATGGGCTTCCTCATGGGCGCCATCCTCGGCTTCGTCATCATGGCGGTGGGCGAGCCCATCTTCCTGGGTCTGTGCCGGATGTTCGGCCTCTACGTCACCGTGCAGGAGCGCACGTGCCGGGTCTACGTGTTCCTGGGCAAGGTGGTGGCCGTGCTCGACGAGCCTGGGCTGCACTTCCTCTGGGCCCGGCTCGGGTGGAAGGCGCTCCTGGTGAACTGGGTGGGACGCTGCCACGTGCTCGACCTGCGGCTGGACCAGCAGTACCTGCGCAGCCAGGCGGTGAACTCCGAGGAGGGCGCGCCGATGGGGATTGGCATCTGGTACGAGATGTTCATCTCGGATCCCCTCAAGTACCTGTTCGAGAACGCGGATCCGCGCGGCTCGCTGGCGGCCAACGTGAGCAACGCCACCGTGCGCTGCCTGTCCAACATGAAGCTGGCCACCATGCTCGAGAGCCGGCACGGGATGAGCCGGACGGTACGCACCGAGGTCTCTCCCATGTCGCATGCCTACGGTTACCAGCTCGGTTCGGTCTACATCCGCAAGGTGCACTTCCGTGACGTGGGGATGATCCGCCAGATCGAGGAGAAGGTGGTGAACCGGTTGAGGCAGGTGACCTCGGCCATCCGCCAGGACGGAGCCAACCAGGTGAGCATCATCACCAGCACCGCCGAGCGGCAGGCCGCCATCGAGTTCGCCAAGGCGGCGGCCCTGCGTCCGAGGATCGTCGGCGCGGCGTTGCAGCGGATCTCCGAGGACCCGGCCGTCGCGTCGGCGATGTTCGAGATCCTCGAGGTGCAGCGGCTCCAGGAGAGCGCCGCGAAGGTGACGCTCATCCCCGAGGGAGAGAAGGGCGAGCTGCTCGCGCAGTTGGTGGCGGCGGCACCGGTCCCCTCCCGGTGAGGTGCTCCTCGGAGCACCCCTCCACCCCGGGTTCACGTTAGGGTCGCGCTCCCGACTTCCCGGAGAGTGTCGATGCGCGTCCCCCCTGGTGCCCTGGTCCTCGTGGTCTGTCTGCTGCATGCGGAGGTGAGCCGGGCGCAGGACTCGGGGCCGATCGATCCGGCCCGGGTGTCACGCATCATCCAGACACTCGCTTCCGACGAGTTCGCCGGCCGTGCACCGGGAGGGCCGGGCGAGGCCAGGACTGTCGAGTACCTCATCAGCCAGTTCAAGGCCGTGGGCCTGGAACCCGGGGGCGAGAACGGCGGCTGGACGCAGAAGGTGCCCCTGGTCCACTTCCAGGTGCGCAACGGTGACGCCAGGCTGAGCCTGCGTGCCGGAGGCAAGACGACCCCGCTGCGCCAGGGACAGGAGGCGATCGTCACCACCCTGCGCCCCGTGGACCGCGTGAAGATCGACAAGGCCCCGCTGGTGTTCGTCGGTTACGGGGTCTCGGCTCCCGAGCGGGAGTGGAACGACTTCAAGGGCGTGAGCCTGCGCGGGAAGATCGCCGTCTTCCTGATCAACGATCCGGACTTCGAGGCCCAGGAGGGAGAGCCCGTCCTTGGCAGGTTCGGGGGCCGGGCGGCGACCTACTACGCCCGCTGGACCTACAAATTCGAGGAGGCGGCGCGGCAGGGGGCGCTCGGCGCGCTGATCATCCACGAGACGCCGGGGGCGGGCTATGGCTGGTCCACGCTCCAGTCCGGCACCGGCGAGAGCTTCGACATCGTCCGCGCCAACCCCACCAAGGAGAAGGTGCTGTTGCAGGGCTGGCTCCAGCGCGACGTCGCCGTCGAGCTGTTCTCCCGCTCGGGACTGTCGCTCGACACGCTGAAGCTCGAGGCGCGCAAGGCGGGCTTCAAGCCGGTGGCGCTCAAGGGCGCCAGCTTCAGCGCGGACTACGCCCTGATCCATACGCGCGCCGACAGCCACAACGTGATTGGGCGCCTGCCGGGGAAGGAACGCCCGGACGAGTCCATCATGTACGCGGCCCACTGGGATGCCTACGGAATCGGTCCCGCCGATGCCTCGGGCGACAGGATCCGCCGCGGCGCCGTGGATGACGCCATTGGCCTGGCCGGACTGATCGAGATCGCCCGCGCGTTCCAAGCGGGACCCCGGCCCGCGCGCTCGCTCCTCTTCGCCGCCTGGACCGCCGAGGAGCCGGGCCTGCTGGGCTCGGAGTACTACGGTGCGCATCCGCTCCAGCCCCTCGACACCATGGTGGCCAACCTGACCATGGATGTGTTGCAGACGGCGGGGCCCTCCCGTGACGTGGTGCTGGTGGGCCATGGTCAGAACGAGCTCGAGGACGCGCTCGCCCAGGCCGCCGCGAAGCAGGGGCGCACGGTGACGCCGGATGCGAAACCCGAGCGGGGTCTGTTCTACCGCGCCGACCACTTCTCCCTGGCCAGGCGTGGCGTGCCGGTGCTGCTACTGATGGGATTGGGTGGTGGCGCGGACCTGGTGAACGGGGGCAGGGAAGCGGGAGATCGCTGGGTCGCGGACTACACCGCGCGCTGCTACCACAAGCCTTGCGACGCGTGGCGCGCCGACTGGGACTTGCGCGGCGCCGCCCAGGACATGCAGTTGCTCTATGAGCTGGGCCGCGACCTGGCGAGCTCGAATCGCTGGCCGAACTGGAAGCCAGGGTCTGAGTTCAAGGCCGTGCGTGACCGGTCCGCGGCCGCGCGAGCAGGTTCGGCCCTCCAGGAAAAGCCATGACACGGACACTCTCCCTTGTGCTTTCCGGGGAGCTCGCCGCCTATACGCGCAAGACGGTCAAACGGCGGATCTCCTCTTCGAGGAGGAAGCGGCTCCGCGGGGAATCCGGACGGTGAAGGTCGTCCCCTCGGCCTCGGTGGAGTAGACCTCCACCA encodes:
- a CDS encoding SPFH domain-containing protein, which codes for MMGFLMGAILGFVIMAVGEPIFLGLCRMFGLYVTVQERTCRVYVFLGKVVAVLDEPGLHFLWARLGWKALLVNWVGRCHVLDLRLDQQYLRSQAVNSEEGAPMGIGIWYEMFISDPLKYLFENADPRGSLAANVSNATVRCLSNMKLATMLESRHGMSRTVRTEVSPMSHAYGYQLGSVYIRKVHFRDVGMIRQIEEKVVNRLRQVTSAIRQDGANQVSIITSTAERQAAIEFAKAAALRPRIVGAALQRISEDPAVASAMFEILEVQRLQESAAKVTLIPEGEKGELLAQLVAAAPVPSR
- a CDS encoding M28 family metallopeptidase encodes the protein MRVPPGALVLVVCLLHAEVSRAQDSGPIDPARVSRIIQTLASDEFAGRAPGGPGEARTVEYLISQFKAVGLEPGGENGGWTQKVPLVHFQVRNGDARLSLRAGGKTTPLRQGQEAIVTTLRPVDRVKIDKAPLVFVGYGVSAPEREWNDFKGVSLRGKIAVFLINDPDFEAQEGEPVLGRFGGRAATYYARWTYKFEEAARQGALGALIIHETPGAGYGWSTLQSGTGESFDIVRANPTKEKVLLQGWLQRDVAVELFSRSGLSLDTLKLEARKAGFKPVALKGASFSADYALIHTRADSHNVIGRLPGKERPDESIMYAAHWDAYGIGPADASGDRIRRGAVDDAIGLAGLIEIARAFQAGPRPARSLLFAAWTAEEPGLLGSEYYGAHPLQPLDTMVANLTMDVLQTAGPSRDVVLVGHGQNELEDALAQAAAKQGRTVTPDAKPERGLFYRADHFSLARRGVPVLLLMGLGGGADLVNGGREAGDRWVADYTARCYHKPCDAWRADWDLRGAAQDMQLLYELGRDLASSNRWPNWKPGSEFKAVRDRSAAARAGSALQEKP